The Hypanus sabinus isolate sHypSab1 chromosome 5, sHypSab1.hap1, whole genome shotgun sequence genome has a segment encoding these proteins:
- the nfil3 gene encoding nuclear factor interleukin-3-regulated protein, translating to MEAQRPALQKNTALVGSCISGEQMVVLAPALENIAENFSADDSLLSDELSIGSLKQKSSTCRRKREFIPDEKKDALYWEKRRKNNEAAKRSREKRRLNDMVLENKLMALGEENVRLKSELLALKLKFGLITAAFYAQEVQNLGNSSGPCFQDYKPSNMNLTSFPPDHEHNFLANGCISVIKHSPPSSLSDVSETSSNARESPLLQVACKSPTSTFKVIKQEPLEFKVDSRTYLRESNEDNGSYVATVYRNYIGSAFSGNYSHSPPALQITRSSSNSPGTSEADEGFLGKSTPEEDGEDEQRVPKGPIPSPVEPKIVSNAIVKVPESNSSALPHKLRIKARAIQIKVENVEAYYETAEKQTSASNISTERSCALDSATTFKCNSSKPVHSSLAPLSIQVASINDWSQKPELWRQKEIEEKLEGAYKNVQPCSPVALANPLVNAGKDSACNGINQGAHLESDNLYLKQGIANLSAEVATLKKLIEKQQVTASDSSKSSTEKRLAN from the coding sequence ATGGAGGCACAAAGACCAGCACTCCAGAAGAATACAGCACTGGTTGGATCCTGCATTTCTGGAGAGCAAATGGTGGTATTAGCTCCTGCTTTAGAAAACATAGCAGAGAATTTCTCTGCGGATGACAGTTTGCTGAGTGATGAGTTGAGCATTGGATCTCTCAAACAAAAATCATCAACTTGCCGGAGAAAGCGGGAATTCATACCTGATGAAAAGAAAGATGCACTGTACtgggaaaagagaagaaaaaataacgaAGCTGCCAAAAGGTCGCGTGAGAAGCGACGTTTGAATGACATGGTTTTGGAGAACAAACTTATGGCATTAGGTGAGGAAAATGTAAGACTGAAGTCAGAACTTTTAGCTTTGAAGTTGAAGTTTGGATTGATTACTGCAGCATTTTATGCTCAAGAGGTACAGAATCTTGGGAATTCTTCAGGCCCATGTTTTCAAGACTATAAACCCTCCAACATGAACCTAACTTCTTTCCCACCTGACCATGAACACAACTTTCTAGCAAATGGCTGTATTTCTGTCATTAAACACTCACCACCAAGTTCATTGTCGGATGTTTCGGAAACATCTTCAAATGCCAGGGAAAGTCCTCTTCTCCAAGTTGCATGCAAAAGCCCAACCAGTACCTTCAAGGTTATAAAACAAGAGCCTCTGGAATTCAAAGTGGATTCTAGGACCTACTTAAGGGAATCTAATGAGGACAATGGTTCATATGTTGCAACTGTGTACAGGAACTACATTGGGAGTGCCTTCAGTGGAAATTATTCCCATTCGCCACCTGCTTTACAGATTACCAGATCATCAAGTAATTCCCCAGGAACATCAGAAGCTGATGAAGGTTTCTTAGGGAAAAGTACACCCGAAGAGGATGGAGAAGATGAACAGCGAGTACCAAAAGGCCCAATTCCCTCTCCTGTAGAACCAAAAATTGTGAGCAATGCCATAGTTAAGGTCCCCGAATCAAACTCTTCTGCACTGCCTCACAAGCTTCGTATCAAGGCTAGAGCAATACAGATTAAAGTAGAGAATGTGGAGGCATATTATGAAACGGCGGAAAAACAAACATCTGCCAGCAATATTTCCACTGAAAGATCTTGCGCATTAGATAGTGCAACAACATTTAAATGCAATTCTTCAAAGCCAGTGCACTCTTCCCTTGCTCCTTTGAGCATTCAAGTAGCAAGTATCAATGACTGGTCTCAGAAACCAGAACTTTGGCGACAAAAAGAAATTGAAGAGAAATTGGAAGGGGCATATAAAAATGTTCAGCCATGTTCACCAGTTGCACTAGCAAACCCATTGGTTAATGCTGGGAAGGACTCTGCTTGCAATGGCATTAATCAAGGGGCACACTTGGAATCTGACAACTTGTATTTAAAACAAGGCATTGCAAACCTAAGTGCAGAAGTTGCAACATTGAAAAAACTCATAGAAAAGCAGCAGGTTACTGCTTCAGACTCTAGTAAAAGCTCTACTGAGAAACGACTTGCCAATTAG